atctccgcgtttcgctatggaattgtcgacttttaaaaatttaacgcaaaatcaacgtgtgtgAAAAGTACACcatatatttagcgttttttaaaaagcgtccattttgcgtatagctagtgacattgtgttcctaaaattatttcgagtttaacgatggtgtcggaaaaatttaactcgttgcgagcgagaagatatgacccgttgaatatttgggtggagtttatttaagattttttatgaaaatgattatttgacactttacctccTGTTTGGGGGGAGGGGGGGCGATTTGattttttcaaaaaagtgtggggcctttgttggtaaaatgaaatttagttaaaattaaaaaaaaaaaaaaagtgaaaagtcgaaaatgcctCTGGTACTAttaataacttttgtctattagttaatatgtaaatatatgcatttatttaataaaattaacTTTGATTTTTTAGTTCTTTTATAATTTAgtaacttgttttttttttttttttttttttttttttttgtaaccaaGGTATCCAACATTTTTTTTTAACTGATTAATCCCAGGGCGACTACCCGCTTTGCGATTAAcccggagtcattgcaggcgaacctccgtAGCCATGAAGGAGAATAACTTTGTGGGTGCAAGGAATTGAACCCTTGACCTCCACATTGGAAGGTCAGGGTCTTACCATGCCACCACTCCGTAGAAAGATTTTTTATAATCTTAAATGAGCTAATCGAGCTTGAGTTCAAATTAAATACTACTCTGTATTGTCCTACATATGATAAAAATTTCAGTTACAACTCAACAAATAGCAATTTTGAATTCGGACACTGAAAAAGTATCCGATTTCTAACCCGGATAAAATATGAGTTTTATTATCGACTTCAAGTCGAGTTCGAATTGAGTCAAAGTCAAACAAATCGAGCTTAaattcttattgctcgactcgaattCAGTTCGTTAATGTTCTTAATTAGTATCCACTAGGATACATTGAGGTTCATTGTGAATGACTAAATTTATATCTTTGTGATAAATAAACCTAGCCTAACAAATGCAAAAGTTTTTGTGACTGGAATTAGGTGTTTGATTTTAGAAATATTATATCATAGATAGATTGGAATTTGTTATGTTTAAAAGTGAAGAAATTAAGGCTTATGAATATTAGTAAGGATGAAGATGGAGGTGACGAAAAGGAACGAAGAAACAACGAAAATACTCTCACGTTTGTTACGTGATTGAATTTAACGAATTTTTAACGTTTACTAGCGAAAGAGATGAATAACTTAGTGAAAACTTGGGTGAAGTCACTCCACCTTATTTTATTAGTGAAACCTAATAACCTATGCAATATGATTATATATCAAAAAGACCATCAGCCTAATTTTTTCTTGCAATACATAGTAAGTGGAATATTTGGGGATTGACATTAAAAAAGTTATCAACTGCAAGGGGAAAAACTATAGTAGTACTAAGTTTACTTTAAAAAACCATCAATCATTTCTGAACatgttttgtatttttatatattattattaaattatttgatTTTCTTTCTCTTTCACTTCCCTGACATCACACcactctttctctctctttctataaTAACAAATGATCTTATCTCAATAATTCCATTATATCATAATTTTACATATTCTGCCCTCTCATCTTTCTCACCATATTTGGCAAAAGCCTAAAAACACAATCTGTCTCCATATCtaacattcatattcatatataatcaatTACAAGTAGTTTAACTACTTCACTCCACTAGTTCACTCAACTTCAGGTATATATATTATCTTCTGAATTCTTTCTATATTTTCTTAAATAATTGCTTGATGATTCTTTTTAAACTTTATTATTCATATTCATAGTGTTTGGTTAactttacttttttttttatagataGTTTTTTGTTGTTGCTCATTAGGATTTGGATGCCTATTTATATTTTAGAATGAGTGATTAATGTTACTAGCTGTTGATGAACAGAATCACTGTAGTAAGTGTTGACATTTTAATAATTTTGGGGATTTAAGTGCTTGGTTATACTGTAGAATATATATCTACTACTCCGTATAAAGTGTACTTGCAAATttctatttctaataataatactgtatACAAAGTACACTTTGTAGATCTGTAAACTTTTTAATGAAAGTCCATTCTATTTATAAAATTTTGCAAGTTGTTTTGATGTTGGTTGTTTATTTAATTCTTGTTCTTTTGTGAAAATGAGTTTTCAAAGGATTTTCATTAATTCATTTGGCATTTAGGTAATTTGAACATACATCAAGTTTGTTATTCAGATTGTTCAACACATAAAACAAACAACAAATATTCATCTACGACTTACTCGAATGGAAAGAAAAACATAACAGACCCCTTGGTACCAACAAATCATAACTTTCTAATAAGTTCCAATGACATCATAAAGTCAATTGGCATGCCGAATGTCAAAACATATGACTGTTTTATGTCCAAAACAAGATTGTATAACTTTAACATCTTGCAACCAGTGGCGGTAGCAGAATTCTTTTTTCAccggggcaaaaaaaaaaattaaaaccgtagcaattttttgggcaaaatatggaggtttttaggcaaattttggaggtttttggacaaaatttgaaggttgtgagcaaaatttgaaggttttggggtaaaatttggagatttttTGGCAAAatgtgaaggttttggggcaaaatatttaagttttgggaagaaaaaaaaaattccaccggggacaaagtcgaaaaatccaaaaattttacactgaaaatcGCAAATCCACTGGGGCGCGGCTACCCCGCTTGTCCCTTTATAAAACCGCCCATGCTTGCAACGGAAGGTGCTTAGTAGAAAACTTTGCAATGTCGGTATAAATGTTGCGCTTTCCCAACTTTCATGTTTTGTTGTTGTTTTAATCCGGCTCACCGGATACAAAACTAAAGCAACATATTTACTCCTACACACACACATATTTCACTTCCAGAATTCAAAGTTGATTCAAAGGGCTTATAGTGTGGTATCTGAGGAGCTCTTTCAACTAAGAGGTTAGGGTTGAAACCTCGTAGCAAAAATGTATATATTTGTGAATAAATTCGAGTTGAGTGTGTGATTTTGCCTTAAATAAAATATTCAAAGTTAGACATTATTTTGTCTTTGAGGTTTACAACTTTTAGATTTCATTGTTTTTGTAGTGTTTTTTACTTTTGTAGTATTGGCTATAGCACCACCTTGCTTTCTTTTAcaactaactatatatatatatatatatatatatatatatatatatatatatatatatatatatatatatatatatatatatatatatatatatatattcaaaatgactcATTTGACCATCAAAATCAAAGTTTATACAATTTTGGAAAACTAAGCGATATTTAACTTCATCAATTCATCAAAGTACTAGATTCTAAGACCACCCCTTAAAGGGCGTGAGATTTACTTTCGCCTCTAAGGTGTTAAAATTTGACACCCTTAACGTCTGTTACACAACGTTAAATTTGACATTTTTGAGACGTGAGTTACATATGTGATATTTGATGAGTAACGTCGAATTTTTACACAAAATTTGACACCTCATTGCACcttatttattacggagtattttttTTCATTTAACTTCCAATCAAATTTCCACATCACCCAAAAACTTTTTTCACTCAAATTTAACACTCATAATAACACAACTTCAAATTTGACACTGTCACATTACAGTTAATTACTATACAGTTACCTAATATACTAGGTGATATGTGATGAGTAATGTCAAATTTTCACACAAGTTAATTTCTATACAGTTACCTAATATACTTTTGCAGGCAGCAAGCAAGATTGTGGTTTAAAATTTGTTTGCCCATCTATGGAACCTCCAAATAACACTATTGAGTCTAACGAATCATTGAAAGACGACACGACTACTTTTCAGCCAACAACACAACCTCAAACCATGACTCTCGATCTATCTCTCGCCTTCAACCCTGATTATATCACAACAGAAACGACACCAACAAACACCACCTCGGGATCAGCAACACACCGTGTTTTCTCCTGCAATTACTGCAGGCGAAAGTTCTACAGCTCACAAGCATTAGGAGGCCATCAAAACGCACACAAACGAGAACGAACAATGGCTAAAAGAGCTATGAGAATGGGAATGTTATCAGAACGATACGCAAGTTTAGCATCTTTACCTCTAAATGGGTCAAGTTATCGGGCTCTGGGTATTGAAGCACATGGGTCAATGCATCAAGGAGTTGTACCCCAAGAGAACCGTTTTCATGCCATGAGAGGTGGTGCGAGATTTGACCAAACTTATGTCGGGTTACCAGTGTTCATGGATGATGATGAATCAGACGTGTTTTGGCCAGGTAGTTTCAGACAGGTTGAAAGAGTGGGTGGTTCGGGTATGCCTTTACCTGCAAGTAGAGATTCATCCGCCGCACCCGATCTTACTTTAAGACTTTGACTTTTTTGGTCAACGGGGTGCTAGAATGTTTACGTTGGTTTCGTGTTCAGGTTATTGAGCGAAATTGGGTACCTACATTGTACAGTGAGATAAGAAGATGAATTTTGCttcattatattaattattattagtattatccttaacaTTCTACAGCATGCAATCTATTGTTGAAGTTTGGTGAATTAGTGGCTGAAAAGGGACAAGTTTTGTGCTTAAATAAGGCGATTAAGTATCCTTTTGCTTCAAAACAGAAAAAAAGCTTGTGATTGAGATGAATAAAACTTGTTTCAAAATTTACCAGATTCTGATTGAGATAATTTGGACATCTCACGGGGTTGTTTACTTTTATTTTGCATGAAGTGCTGTTTCCATATGCCTCTGTTTAGAAAAGAGGTCTCCGATTCTATTTCTTCTGCAAATATGTCATTTTTCAAATCAAGTGATATAGAAACAGAAATTTTATTTACTGAATTAAGAACTATACAGAAACTAATCATAGTGAAAAGTAAATAGACTCTTAGTCCGCTTAGAGTATGTGGTTAATTAGCTTGCAagtcctataaaactaaactaaagctTAGTTCAAGAGAACTACACATTTACCATACAAATCGACCCGTGTTCAAAGATTCAGTAGATTTCGAACATTACAACTCAAATGTGAATCGTGATCACTAAAAATGTTAGACAAGATCCCTCCATATAACAaaaaatgaaaccctaaccaaaaaagtGCAACTCTTTCTTCTCCCTCCATAATCGCCTCCACATCACGTAATCTATTAGTAGTAACGGACTCTAACGAAGTTTCAAACCATCTCGAATCGCTCGGATCCTTAATAGTCTCCAGATAACGGTTTCCATGACTCACAAACTTCCACACTATCGGCGTTATATCAGTAACGCAACCTAAAAAGTCACTTGAGATATCTAAAAGCTTATTAGGGTCAAATTTAGTGTCAAAAATATCAATCAACTTACACTTCGAACAGCGCATGCTACTATTTGTAATGTCTGAAGACACTGCggttttagtaatatatagtagcaATTCACCAGTAGCGATCCAAAAAGTTGAAACGGAAGCAATTAAAGATGATTCAGAAAGAAATAGATTATGGGTTGCAAATGCAAGTAATAACAAGTATGCAACACTCCACTTTAAAGCATTTTCATCTTCTAACGTGATTGCACGTGTCTTATAAGTAGAAGCCAGAGTTGTGTAAGCGTTTAAAGACAGATGATTTAGTGGATGTAGCCTAAGTATAAGTTGTTCATAACGAAAACCTTTTAAAAGAACATCTTCCAGCTTTTTGCGGCACGATTCAGCATCGTTTGAAGTGAGATAATCATCGATAGCATCATTTATGTAATCAGTAAAACTTTCAACTCCAACATTTTGCAAGAAATTCCCATTCTCATTGGCGTAACAAATTTCCTAAATAAAtggaataatcataatattaatcatcAATTATCATTGTAAACGTCTACAGATCATCGTTAACACTAGAGACTCCTTATTCTTACTTGTAAAAGCTGGTCAATGTAGGTCAAAGGCACTGCAACACAACGATGACAAAAACATGTAAACCGATACTTGAACCACAGTTCAAATTGCCTCAACTCCTGAAACGTGTATAAGTACTTACAAAAATCATTTACACTTGTGATTTTTTAGTTTTTAACTCAAAAAACAAAAGGAGTATATCATCCAATTTGATAAATTTATGAGACTTGATTAATTGTTTTACCTTTGGCTGTAGCAAGCCTATGTATGTAACTGTTACCGGATCCCCTTTCTTTATCGCCTTAATACTCCTAACAACTATTCTCGGACCACCACAAACATCGACCAATCCTGTTATATATCATAATCAAACAAATTGATCAAGTATCAACATCCGAAAACGACGTATTTCCATTACGAAACCTAGGACTCATCGATTTACCTGTTTGGAAGTCGGAAGTTGTAGAAATTTTAGAACCGTTCGAGGATACTGGAGTGATGAGACATCGTTGATTACCACATTCGTTCTCAGACATCAAGAAACGGTAACACGAATTCGGAGAACAACTATGATTAATCCACGAGAAACGTGTATCGTACAACGCAATCCCCACCGATCGACCGATCTTATCTTGTATCTCCACAGCGTTTGTTATCACCGCACAATAAACCGCCTCTACCAATAAAGAATCCGTATCCAACGACCCGTTTGTAATCGATATCGCTGTACCCATTGCCCTCGCCCCGTTTTTGATTCTGGTAGAAATCTCATGGTCATCGAGAAGTTTATGACGGTTGGTCATCAAGCCACAAAGTCTATCGTAAGATTTGAAAGAAATGTTTTGGCGTTTGATTTGAAGGAGGAGAAGGAGAGCGACACGTAGGTCGGAAGTTTCTTCTTTGTAGACCGATAGATTGTGGGACCCGGATGAAATGTGGAGAGGAGAATGCGAAGAGGAACAAGAAGGAGAACAATATAGAAGTGATTGATCGAGTGAACCGAAGGGATTATGTGGAAGAATGGAGAAGCACGATGCGCAGTGGGACGTAATGAAAGAGTCATGGAGCGAATACGCGATAGGAACGAGTGGTGGGATTAAATCTTCTCCTGGTCCTACTTCAGTTGTTGCTACCATCTCCATATTTCGTATCGTAGCTATAAAGTAATGGTGTTTGATTAATACATATACACAATCGTATAATGATACAAGCTTGAGTGcgacttatttttataactaagacACTTGGCTTTATTTTAGAAGCACGAGCTCGAAAAAGTATTCGTTGAGCTCTATTTAATAACTAAGACACTGAGCCTTATTTAAAAACACAAGTTCGAGTAATTGACTTGATTCTGCATTCACAATGATGCTCAATTGAATACAAATGAAGTTCTTACTTCTTAACGACAAGCTtgataatgatacgcatatccgcaagactatACGGAATACGCATCCAAAGCCCTAAACCGCATGTAAATTGCCATGTCAGagatatggcacgggtatagccgcactctatgcgcctataccatctgatgcgagtttcgtatacttatacttgcataagggtctagTATATTCTAGAAagatgtacggtataatcaattcggattcttttccataaatagcgaaagttagttgggaagagatcgcatttaattagagaaaggattctatcaaaaccctaattcgtgagcctataaatgcatagctcataaaccctaaaaacatatTCGTTACTCATACGTAACAACAGCATACATATTTTCATCGTACGAACAAAACTTcatacgatcttaaagactttcaggtatgtcttgaactataaaaccttcatgtctttgggccactcaacctcatatgccaggttgttggtggactctcaaatcggccaccccgtcggaatcgaaacgataccaatgtgggttatccacgactaagtgtcggaggtccgaatgttgttagtccttaaaccccactatgcactcaagcgtaggttcaccttgacctcgtgaaaatatgcttgatcatttagcGCCATCCGTGAATGATGAAAAAAGATGAAAAAATTACCAAAATGCAATAAACATCGAACTGGGGGTATATAAAATGCAATAAGATTTTTAGTTGATGTAGGTTTGGGATGATAAATTGCTATAAACAGGTAAGAAGTTTGTGCAAAAATTACCAAAATTAAAAACCTATTTTATCCATTTATTCATTGTATTAACAATTAACAATCAAGCAATATAGCAGATAGGATGATGGAATTGGAAGTAATGAATTCACATAACCTAATTTGAATTACGTATATAAAGTGAAAATCAAATATAATACAAATGAAAATTACCTGAGAAAAAACGTGGCGGACTCAAATTGAAGAATCTTCAATTTTCAAAGGGTTTGATTCGGGAAAGAAGCCCAACAGCGTAAATAAAAGGGTGAATCTGAGTTAATTATTACAGTGACATCTTCAATTTTCGGTGATAGAGGGGTTCCTTAATTTACTTATTTATAggcttacattttttttttttttttttttttttgacaaaaaaaaaaggaTAACATTAAAACATTTGATGCATAACATATATAAATCGACTAGTGCAGACACCCGTGGAATCACGGTATTTTTAAGGAAATTTTTTTGAATGATATGTAAGTTGATGAAACCCATTCTTTATTATCttcatactatatatatatatatatatatatatatatatatatatatatatatatatatatatatatatatatatatatatatatatataattataaaaaccAACATCAGTGTCAAATTAAAGTACAAAATTAGAAGATAAAAAACATAAGCAATCATACCAGGACACCAATAAATCATCCATATATAGTGCAAAACAtactataaaaagttgttgaatatACTTACAGATATCGGTTGAAGATAGGCCTCAAATGTCAGTTACAATAAGAGAACCGATAAGCTTTAAAAAAATAGAAACATACCAATACCAACAAGTCTTCCTCAAAGTTAACCGTATAAAGAACTTTGCAATTTGCCTTCTTATGCCCAATTGGCCCTCAAAACTTGCTGCCAAATTATCTTGATTGCTACCATTTACACTCACATCACAAACTGCTTATGCATTAGAGTTAGAATTTGTAGACGTCGAAATCATGTTTCCACCCCATTATTCCTTCATCACCATGTAACGACGCATGATCAAAGAGTCATATTACATATGTGCAAGTGTCACGCCCTTCACCAACCTTTCCACCTTTCACTTTGCCTTTTGTAGCACCATTGTTTTCAGTAATATCTTTACTcatccttgtgaaaaatcatgaACTACAAAATTATGAACGAAAATAGAAGCATTGATAAAATTTACATAAaaacgtatattattatttttaaaattatatgtaAATGTACAAAAATGAAAAACGTTTAAAGTGTGATACATTATAAAATTATAAGATAATTGACATATTGTATATCTTTCTATAACAAAATATACAAATATAGCTGCTTACAAAAAGACATGTACTTGATGATTATATCATGTGAGCATGTGACCTCGTAGCTTAAGTTATACTCCGTACTACAGTAATAAATAACAGAAATACAACCCATTAAGTCAGCTATCACTTTAATAGATCGCTCTCTTCACTGCTCTTTACACCAAATAAATACAATAAATTTAAGGAACTGTTATAATATTAGGCTttaatggatagtcaattttgtacaaatCATAGTCAATATTGGATACCTCTTGTATAGTATTTTTTTGTACTATAAATACCCATGTATGCAAGCTAAAAAACTTGCACCCTCCATTATACTTACAAGAATCATTTCTCTCATTAGTATTCTACTCCTTCATTACTAGAATTTTGTAGTAAGTTTAGGCTACCAATGTTGTTATAAACAactaaattacaacacgttatcagcacgaagtgctccgtataatcaaggtttatctaagcaagcacaagtcactaatcaaggtaagaaattctttaacgatatattatattatttattagtaaggtaaatattattatcatcataagtaaaattatatttctgtaatctaacttttattaacttcactaacatttatatttatgttatttaagttatatggtcggttataccgcctgaattatatttatgtaatctaacttttattaacttcactaacatttatatttatgttatttaagttatatggtcggttataccgcctgaattatatttatgtaatctaacttttattaacttcactaacatttatatttatgttatttaagttatatatggtcggttataccgcctgaattatatttatgtaatctaacttttattaacttcact
This window of the Rutidosis leptorrhynchoides isolate AG116_Rl617_1_P2 chromosome 7, CSIRO_AGI_Rlap_v1, whole genome shotgun sequence genome carries:
- the LOC139857412 gene encoding protein SET DOMAIN GROUP 41 → MEMVATTEVGPGEDLIPPLVPIAYSLHDSFITSHCASCFSILPHNPFGSLDQSLLYCSPSCSSSHSPLHISSGSHNLSVYKEETSDLRVALLLLLQIKRQNISFKSYDRLCGLMTNRHKLLDDHEISTRIKNGARAMGTAISITNGSLDTDSLLVEAVYCAVITNAVEIQDKIGRSVGIALYDTRFSWINHSCSPNSCYRFLMSENECGNQRCLITPVSSNGSKISTTSDFQTGLVDVCGGPRIVVRSIKAIKKGDPVTVTYIGLLQPKELRQFELWFKYRFTCFCHRCVAVPLTYIDQLLQEICYANENGNFLQNVGVESFTDYINDAIDDYLTSNDAESCRKKLEDVLLKGFRYEQLILRLHPLNHLSLNAYTTLASTYKTRAITLEDENALKWSVAYLLLLAFATHNLFLSESSLIASVSTFWIATGELLLYITKTAVSSDITNSSMRCSKCKLIDIFDTKFDPNKLLDISSDFLGCVTDITPIVWKFVSHGNRYLETIKDPSDSRWFETSLESVTTNRLRDVEAIMEGEERVALFWLGFHFLLYGGILSNIFSDHDSHLSCNVRNLLNL
- the LOC139857410 gene encoding zinc finger protein 4-like; the encoded protein is MEPPNNTIESNESLKDDTTTFQPTTQPQTMTLDLSLAFNPDYITTETTPTNTTSGSATHRVFSCNYCRRKFYSSQALGGHQNAHKRERTMAKRAMRMGMLSERYASLASLPLNGSSYRALGIEAHGSMHQGVVPQENRFHAMRGGARFDQTYVGLPVFMDDDESDVFWPGSFRQVERVGGSGMPLPASRDSSAAPDLTLRL